In Phaseolus vulgaris cultivar G19833 chromosome 3, P. vulgaris v2.0, whole genome shotgun sequence, the sequence TGTCAACTGAACCTATTAACGTAATACATATTAAAATCCACACATACAAGTGCAAGAGAACTGAGATCGTTTACAGTTTATCTCTTACAATTTGTCATGCAATATCTTACATAAATATGACAAGGAAACATCTTCTATTGACTCTGGATATGAATGTGATCAAGATTAAGATTACATTGGTAACTACTCTGAACATAAACATGGCATAATCTGATATAGCCAAGCCAAGATAAGTAGTTAACTTGTCCTTTGCTTtgcatatttattttcaataaagaCCTATGcatccaaaataaaatttcagtaAGACTTCTACCACACAAAATGAACACGCATGAGTATCAAGTATCTCGGAATATTGCAAGaccaattattttatttctacatatctaatgataaaaaaatgggTAACCACATTACTGTAATTGTTGCATTACAGTAGATTACTATAACTGTTATGGAAGAATTTAAGTGCGGGATGCCTCCTCAACCCCTTAAAAAAAACCCTTACCCATTGTATTGGGGCTAAAAGGGAGAAGGGGTgtattatagtttaaactaaATAAGAGAAAATACCTTCTTATTCCCTTTAACTGCAGCTCCTATTCAAGGGCTAAGGGGTTCCCCTCTTACATCCAAACAAGTGAAGTGGATTCACCCTCCACCCATACATAACATGACTGTATTAAAGAGAAACACTGATAAACTTTTGTAAGACAAATCTAATGATTTCAGGCAAGCAGAAATTTGTGGAATCTTGCTCAAGCacttaaaatatgaattataacaataaaaaaagatGGAAGTCAAACAAGCCATTGGTAATTCATTGTCCAACTTGACTAAACATCATCTAGATACCtacaaaatataacaaaatgGATATAACAGCAGTTGTGTAAAATGACAAAACTCAATTGCACAAGCCCATGGTCGACGACAGATACTTTCTTGGCCTACAAATGTAAGAGTCAAGTGGTTGGGATGCCAATCTCACAATTTACTCAATGATAGATTGGATAACACCAGCTCCAACAGTTTTGCCTCCTTCTCTGATAGCAAACCTCATTCCTTGTTCACAGGCCACAGGAACAATAAGTTCAACAATCATCTTAACACGGTCACCGGGCATCACCATCTTGGACTCCTCATCCTTGTCATTCATAATGGAAGTTACTTTGCCAGTAACATCAGTGGTCCTCATGTAGAACTGAGGCCTGTAACCAGCGAAGAAGGGAGAGTgcctgccaccctcttccttctTCAAGACATACACAATTGCAGAAAACTTGGTGTGAGGGGTAATGCTTCCAGGCTTAGACAAAACCATCCCTCTCTGAATATCCATCTTCTGAATACCCCTAAGCAACAACCCCACATTGTCCCCAGCCAAAGCCTCGTCCAGAATCTTCTGAAACATTTCCACCCCAGTCACAGTGGTGTTCCTAGTTTCCCTCACACCAACAATGTCAACCGTCTCTCCAACCTTAATGGTACCTCGCTCAACACGGCCAGTAGCCACGGTTCCACGTCCAGTGATAGTAAACACATCCTCAATGGCCAACAAAAAGGGAAGTTCAGTTTGGCGCTGAGGGATGGGAATGTAGTTATCCACAGCTTCCATGAGCTCGTAAATCTTATCAACCCATTGGTTTTCGCCGCGCTTGATGGAAGGGTTGGCCATCAAAGCTTCCAAAGCCAACAATGCAGAACCAGAAACAATGGGAACATCGTCACCAGGGAACTCGTACGAAGAAAGAAGCTCGCGAACCTCCAATTCTACCAACTGCAGAAGCTCCTCGTCATCAACCTGGTCCTGCTTGTTGAGGAAGACCACAATGTTGGGGACACCGACTTGTTTGGCCAAAAGGATGTGTTCTTTGGTCTGCGGCATTGGGCCGTCGGCGCCGGACACGACGAGGATGGCTCCGTCCATCTGGGCGGCGCCGGTGATCATGTTCTTGACGTAGTCAGCGTGGCCGGGGCAGTCGACGTGAGCGTAGTGACGGTTCTCGGTCTCGTACTCGACGGTGGCAGTGTTGATGGTGATGCCTCGGGCACGCTCCTCGGGGGCAGCATCGATTTCGTCGTATTTCTTGGGGGCGCTGTTGCCGAGGGAGGCGAGGGCCATGGTGAGGGCAGCGGTGAGGGTGGTCTTGCCGTGGTCGACGTGACCGATGGTGCCGATGTTGACGTGGGGCTTCTTGCGCTCGAACTTGCCGCGGGCAGCGCGAACGGTGAAGGAGCGGCGGCGAAGGGCGGCGGGGGTGGGGGCGAGGTGGAGGACCGTGGAGGGGTGGATGAAGGAGGAGGAAAGGTGGGTGGTGGAGGGTGCGTGGGTTTTGAGAAAGAGGGAATTGGAGGAGGGTGAAGAAGAGGGGTAGACATGAGGGTATGCGAGCTTTGAGGTTGCTCCTGCCGCCGCCGAAGAAATTGCCATTGGGAGTGGTGGTGGAAGGTGGAGAATGAGGTTTTGGGTCTGAGGAAGAatagtgagagtgagagtgtgAGTGTGAGTGTGATtacgaagaagaaagaagaagaggatAGGGAAAGGGTTTGGCAAATTGTTATGCTATCTGCTATGGACGAAAGAGGACCTCATGTTAAGTTTTAtcccttctttcttcttttctgcATCTTATTTTCCAGGACCATTTTTACTCTCTCACCTATTATTATTgctataatttcaaaaataattcatttctataatatataattatttctaattaataacaacatatattTTCTTTGATGTATGATTTTCACACAATTCaattaattctattttaaaaagttaatttgTTGAAATTTTAAGGGAGTCCCGTTGATAAACTATTTTGCTTATTGCTCTCTTGTTTTCTAAACTTTTTACAAATTTTGTTatgtgagattttttttaatttttatttattcattaacaaattatatataatgttgATATTAACAGTTTATTAATTTGTCACCTCATTTAAGTCTCGAACTGtcacattttttatataatttttaaaattatttgggAACATTAGATTACCATATTAAACTACtttatatgtattatataacaaaaaaaacattTGGATTTAAGAATGAGACCTAATTTACTCTTTTCCcttaatcataattaataaacatatttCAATACCAAGAAAGTTTCACATTGTTTTAGAATTAATATCAAgagtaatttataaaaataaaaaattggaacCAAGGCagtttttaaataattgaaacAAAGTCATTTAGCAATGAAGTGATTAATATCTCTTACACGATAATCCTAActatattaatgaaattaagatgtttaatgtaatttttaaaataataaatatacggTGTAgattaaatgttaaaattatGGAGTGTGAAGATTAAAGGggaatatattaaaaatgaagattaaaaaaattattaagacaTAGTGGATAGTTATGGTTAGTGTTCTAtagatattatatttatattttataagttGAAATATGTAAATTATCGTAAATactacattttaattaattatatttaagtattctctttttttcttctaatttttataattgatttattACAGTATTTTATTTTggacattttattaatttcatttattttcatgcataatttaatcaatacattttttatttcttttttactgcaatttttaaataaatctcattttgaatgtatttttatttataaatatagttGTGAATATCCACgtctaatttataaaatttaatagatCATGACAAAGAATTTCTTTCTCCACagaattacattttaaaatgagaaatgtgtttaatgaaaaataatgtaTGTAATAGGAATGCCAAATGTTTAGTCTATGTGTTAAGACTAAgattgaataatatttttaatgagaATGAAGTAGATTGAGAAGTATTTGGAAACAAcacttaacttttttttttgttgttgtaggaTATCGTCTAAGAAACAAATGTGGTTACAAAATGATATGATAATAAATGAAATCATCAAGTCgattaacaaaataataaagtaagAGTGTTTTCAATAACCCTTCAATCTTATGAGGAAGGATCATAAATGAGTGTAATAATATGCTACACCATTTGAACAATTGGAGCTTGGGACAATCAAATTGTTCTTCACCAATAATTAAAAAGGCAACGTAAATAGCAATTTAATAGACCTCATCATGTAAAAGTTAGACATGGACAACTCTTAAAAAGGCACCATGATGATTTTCTGCATattgaaaatgaaataatacaataaatattgtttataatgAAAATAAGGCAGTAAGAGTATTATAGCTatcaaacttttaaaaaatcaacTTCCCTTATATTAAGTAAAACAATTATGGATAACACttcaattgaaattgaaaggaGAGTCGATTTAAGAAACAtgtgaaatatttttaacactatataattattattatattttgtgtTGTTCATTGTGgaatatgaaaatatttgtcAAATGTTTAAGGTTGACAATAATATATTTCATGTCTCTTGCATGAACCATCTAATGCCAATtgtactttaaaataatttttttttatgataaacaAAGTTAAATGTTACGTAAAACATGTATAAGAAAACAAAGTAGACACATTACATAACGacattgaaatatttttataactttcACTCCTTTTCTATCCATAATCACATTAATATATAATCATCTTAATCTTAAAAACATACAACATTTGATGTATGTGAATgatatttagaataaaattgtGTCTATcgttattaatatctaaatcaCCATCAAACCATTAAAGTATTCTTTCAACAACATTTTCTCAACATTTTTAATCATGACAAgaattttcattttcacttgagagggtgttttggcttgattttgtggcttggtggtgattttggtgaaaaacgaaaatcttgGTTTTCCAAAACTGGccggactcaatcctcacaaatgtttccaaagtgatgtgggagaagtttggaatcaaaaggaattgatcttgacatggttggtgcatagccaagttccatgattttggtgttttggcttgattttgtggcttggtggtgattttggtgaaaaacgaaaatcatctCACATGATgttaagtttttcttttttaatttttaactcaagcaataaatttaaattggaATTTTGTAACCTAAGACAAGACAATTGATTTCTTTTGCAATAATAAGGACAAAAAGGTATATGTAAATTGTGCATgcaaataatatttgtaaaattgGTGCGgatattgtgaaaaaaaattgtgattgaAGTATATAACCATATTATGAAAAGGGATATTTTTTAAACCCGTGTCAAATTGCAATGTTTCATAATGTATGTAGAAACAAAAGTGACAATAGAACAATCGAAACATATCCATACTTATTGGTCAAATTGGCTAACGAGttagaaatgaaaatatttttataataagttAATAAATTAGATCGAATCTATCTGTATTGAAtttgtgttggatttgattgacccatcaactaattaaaatgcaaataaataaataaatcacgTGATTGTATGATAACGTTGAATTAacatttattcttttaattaacTCTAAAACTGAAATTGATGGACAAAAAATAATGCAAAAACTTGTAAAACTTGAAGTTCAAGAGACTTGAAGAGTATGGTTGcatgatatttttaattctataatttattatctattaataatatgaaatatataattcTCAATTATagacttttatttttcataaattatgtGTTGTTTAATATAAGTAAAAACTAAAGAagtagatttttttaaaataattatttaaaaattgaagtGGTCTAATCCCTTTTAACCAAACAACACATAGTTAACTGAACTAATACTTTCTTTCTTTCGAGTTACATTTTAAGTGAGTTAGACGAAGCAACctgtttataaaattattttgacaaCTATAAGTGAGAGACATTTCTAAACAAGGAGGTGCAAATTAGAAAAAAGTGGGCGTACAGAAAACAATTATCCACGTTTAAAATTTGTCTTAATTTGTGTTTCGGCAAATTTTTTCTAGGTTTCCTTGTCCACAGGCCTTGGCATTGGGTGGGACCTTCTAAGAACTGTCCAATTGTTCCAATTGGGCCATTAAAGTAAATCCCAGAAATCGAAAGAAATAATTGAACACCTAGACTTAGTAAACTAAGACATTGTAATAAATACTGCaccaaaagaaaaaggaaaacccAGATAACAAATGGTTACGGTTTTCTAAGAATTTACAAAGAAAACTAGAGagattaattaaaaacaaaatgtatatttttttatattattgtccaataatatttttagcttATTATTAAgtccttttttatttaataaaaaataaaacacattattatgtttgaatatatatatttatatatgtatgtattaaagaaaatatatataaagtcattttaaaaaaatcttgatAATGTACATAATATTTATGATCTTATAAATTAACTCCTTTTCACTTTTATAGAAAAACTAGAGTCTAGTTGCAAAGTTAGCAACATGTCAGTAGAGTATTTGCGAATACAATTATTACTTTAATATGACtactattataataaaaaataattattaaaatgtgaAAGGTAAGATTATAGTAAAATATgtacataaaataattatttatatttttcttatttatctatattttttttattaaagtacaAGAAAATGtatgtctttttcttgtttttaaatttttttaaaacaaatatacacAGGGCTAgataaataaaagtttaattttcataattactTAAGAAAGcagttaaattattatattaatggaatttattaataaaatttaattatttatttaatacattaaataatttaataagaaTGATATGTAATAGAGCATTTTTTGTCGGCAAAGTTAAATATGGAAGTAAAAAACTTAGATAATCACTGTAAGacaattattaaatatcaattaatttatataaaaaaaattataataattaaattatatattattttataaattaaaaaattattgatatttaaaataatttttattattaataaaaaattataaagtattttataaactgacatttaatattaactatcaagttttaataattaattatctaaattttaaattaattagtctttatttaaattagtgattaatttaaaatttaaaatagtcaataactaaaaattttataattaatgttatatatcagtttataaattattttacaagtttttactaataataaaaaaaatagatgttaataattttttaattcgtAAAACAATATCTAACATaatgtataattatttttatatttgatattcaattatttttttttgtagtgaataaAGATATTGacgaaaaatgtttttcaacatTCCCAGTTTATTAAACATAGAAAACATAATATTGTCAGCTTCAAAATGTTGATAAACTTTTAATGTTCCAAACGTTTCCTTAAATATGGATCAATGTTGTTTAAAATGGTGATTGTTTCCAATTTTGTGATACAACTTAAAAGCATACTTTTGAGTAATTgagatgaaaaaattataagacttttttttgaataatattttagGATTCCCGTGTTACCTTTTTTTTAGCATATAACGtcacataatttataaaaaaatatatactcaattttgttctaaaacattttaagaaactcaagaacttcatacttttatatgtatttatttttatttaataacatttcATTAAATAAGTGATTTAACTTTACTTCAAAAactgtatatatttttttctctaaaggAACTAtttgttgtaaaaaaaaaaggtgtttATGTTGAAAAACCAGATATTGAACACAATATCTCTTtcatgacaattttttttaagattttatttcTTCAAATAAACGAACTTATTAAAAAACTACTACTAGAAAcgttcataaaaataataaaaacaatatttaaatatatatttttgttttaattactgAATATCTTTTTCAAATGtagtaaattatttaaattttgaattaatatttatttatattgtatCTCTACTTATATTAACTCTTCTAAGtagttttaaatatatattatatagataATATCACTATCATTCTTAAATTTTGGGTGACTAC encodes:
- the LOC137807920 gene encoding elongation factor Tu, chloroplastic, whose amino-acid sequence is MAISSAAAGATSKLAYPHVYPSSSPSSNSLFLKTHAPSTTHLSSSFIHPSTVLHLAPTPAALRRRSFTVRAARGKFERKKPHVNIGTIGHVDHGKTTLTAALTMALASLGNSAPKKYDEIDAAPEERARGITINTATVEYETENRHYAHVDCPGHADYVKNMITGAAQMDGAILVVSGADGPMPQTKEHILLAKQVGVPNIVVFLNKQDQVDDEELLQLVELEVRELLSSYEFPGDDVPIVSGSALLALEALMANPSIKRGENQWVDKIYELMEAVDNYIPIPQRQTELPFLLAIEDVFTITGRGTVATGRVERGTIKVGETVDIVGVRETRNTTVTGVEMFQKILDEALAGDNVGLLLRGIQKMDIQRGMVLSKPGSITPHTKFSAIVYVLKKEEGGRHSPFFAGYRPQFYMRTTDVTGKVTSIMNDKDEESKMVMPGDRVKMIVELIVPVACEQGMRFAIREGGKTVGAGVIQSIIE